The proteins below are encoded in one region of Halalkalicoccus jeotgali B3:
- the glmU gene encoding bifunctional sugar-1-phosphate nucleotidylyltransferase/acetyltransferase, with protein sequence MQTVILAAGQGTRLRPLSESVPKPMLPVAGRPIAAHVADAAVAGGADELVFVTGYMAEVVESYFGETYRGVPVSYATQDEQLGTAHAVRAAREHLTEAFAVLNGDNLYDPESIAELFANGPAIGVFEVENPSNYGVLSTESGRVTDIIEKPTEPPTNLANAGVYLFPAEAREFLDVPMSERGEHELTDVLARVIEDHDVTPVELERWMDVGRPWELLEANELLLAEGSRRIDGEVAPDATIEGAVVIEEGATVQSGVTIEGPAYVGPGCSVGPNAYIRGATLLEGDVHVGQSVEVKNSVIMRGTNVPHLTYVGDSVLGRNVNFGAGTNVANLRHDGEDVKLTVKGERVSTGRRKFGVVVGHGAKTAINTSLAPGVILSGGATTTPGESVRRDR encoded by the coding sequence ATGCAAACCGTAATCCTCGCGGCGGGTCAGGGAACCCGCCTTCGGCCCCTTTCTGAGTCCGTCCCGAAACCGATGTTGCCGGTCGCCGGCAGGCCGATCGCGGCCCACGTCGCCGACGCGGCGGTCGCCGGCGGCGCGGACGAACTGGTCTTCGTGACGGGCTACATGGCCGAGGTCGTCGAGTCGTACTTCGGCGAGACCTATCGTGGGGTGCCGGTCAGCTACGCCACCCAGGACGAGCAGCTGGGAACCGCCCACGCGGTCCGGGCGGCTCGCGAGCACCTCACCGAGGCGTTCGCCGTCCTCAACGGCGACAACCTCTACGACCCCGAGAGCATCGCCGAGCTGTTCGCGAACGGACCCGCAATCGGCGTCTTCGAGGTCGAGAACCCCTCGAATTACGGCGTACTCTCGACCGAAAGCGGCCGGGTAACCGACATCATCGAAAAGCCCACCGAACCGCCGACGAACCTCGCGAACGCGGGCGTCTATCTCTTCCCCGCCGAAGCCCGAGAGTTCCTCGACGTGCCGATGAGCGAGCGGGGCGAGCACGAACTCACGGACGTCCTCGCGCGCGTGATCGAAGACCACGACGTGACGCCCGTCGAACTCGAACGCTGGATGGACGTCGGGCGCCCGTGGGAACTGCTCGAAGCGAACGAACTCCTGTTGGCGGAGGGAAGTCGCCGCATCGATGGCGAGGTCGCCCCCGACGCCACGATAGAGGGTGCGGTCGTGATCGAGGAGGGCGCGACGGTCCAGTCGGGCGTGACCATCGAGGGTCCCGCCTACGTCGGTCCCGGCTGTTCGGTCGGTCCGAACGCCTACATCCGCGGGGCGACCCTTCTGGAGGGAGACGTTCACGTCGGCCAATCGGTGGAGGTCAAAAACAGCGTGATCATGCGCGGGACGAACGTTCCACACCTCACCTACGTCGGGGACAGCGTTCTGGGCCGGAACGTGAACTTCGGCGCCGGGACGAACGTCGCGAACCTACGTCACGACGGCGAGGACGTCAAACTCACCGTCAAGGGCGAGCGGGTCTCGACCGGTCGACGGAAGTTCGGCGTCGTCGTCGGTCACGGCGCGAAGACGGCGATCAACACGAGTCTCGCACCCGGTGTTATCCTCTCGGGCGGCGCAACGACGACGCCGGGCGAATCGGTTCGGCGGGACCGCTGA
- the glmM gene encoding phosphoglucosamine mutase, whose translation MNLFGTSGIRGPVGDVVTGDLALSVGRAVATEGAERIVIGRDPRASGEWLLDGTTAGARECGADVLDAGMVATPTLARAVSREGADAGIVITASHNPPEDNGLKLWNPSGQAFDAGQAERIESRIESGEYDLSGWDDGGGRTTVEDATERHAADLVASVGGADSLEGLSAVVDLGNGAGGVTVTALERLGCDVEAMNADPDGSFPNRPSEPTAENCEALCARVGETDADLGIAHDGDADRMMAVDERGRFVPKDVLLALFAREAAREGTRVAVPVDTSLVVEDEVGKIGASVTHTRVGDVHVAERATEPDVVFGGEPSGAWIWPDETLCPDGPLAACKLAATARETPLSELVDGVVSPHLRRDNIETDRKGAVMERVAAAVPEAYPDADLLTIDGVRAGFSDGWFLLRASGTQPLIRVTAESRREERAEELREIALELVEEARRSV comes from the coding sequence ATGAATCTCTTCGGGACGAGTGGTATCCGTGGACCGGTCGGCGACGTCGTCACCGGCGATCTCGCGCTCTCAGTCGGTCGGGCCGTCGCTACCGAGGGCGCCGAACGAATCGTGATCGGGCGCGACCCGCGTGCGAGCGGCGAGTGGCTCCTCGACGGCACTACGGCGGGTGCTCGCGAGTGTGGTGCGGACGTGCTCGATGCGGGTATGGTCGCGACGCCGACGCTTGCACGGGCCGTCAGCCGCGAGGGAGCCGACGCGGGAATCGTGATAACCGCCTCGCATAACCCACCGGAGGACAACGGGCTCAAGCTCTGGAACCCCTCGGGACAGGCCTTCGACGCCGGACAAGCCGAACGGATCGAAAGCCGGATCGAGTCAGGCGAGTACGACCTCAGTGGGTGGGACGACGGCGGCGGTCGGACGACCGTCGAGGACGCCACCGAACGCCACGCCGCAGATCTCGTGGCGTCGGTCGGCGGAGCCGACTCGCTCGAGGGACTCTCGGCCGTCGTCGACCTGGGTAACGGGGCGGGCGGCGTCACCGTCACCGCCCTCGAACGCCTCGGTTGCGATGTCGAGGCGATGAACGCCGACCCCGACGGCAGCTTTCCCAACCGGCCCTCGGAACCGACCGCGGAGAACTGCGAGGCGCTCTGTGCGCGGGTCGGAGAAACCGACGCCGATCTGGGGATCGCCCACGACGGCGACGCCGACCGGATGATGGCGGTCGACGAACGGGGTCGGTTCGTCCCGAAGGACGTGTTGCTCGCGCTGTTCGCACGCGAGGCCGCACGCGAAGGGACGCGGGTGGCCGTCCCGGTCGATACCAGCCTCGTCGTCGAGGACGAGGTGGGAAAGATCGGCGCGTCGGTTACCCACACCCGCGTGGGCGACGTCCACGTCGCCGAACGCGCGACCGAACCCGACGTCGTTTTCGGCGGCGAGCCAAGCGGCGCGTGGATCTGGCCCGACGAGACGCTCTGTCCCGACGGGCCGCTCGCGGCCTGCAAACTCGCGGCGACGGCACGCGAGACGCCGCTGTCGGAACTCGTCGACGGCGTCGTCTCGCCACACCTGCGCCGGGACAACATCGAAACCGACAGAAAGGGGGCGGTGATGGAACGCGTCGCCGCGGCGGTCCCGGAGGCCTACCCCGATGCCGACCTGCTCACGATCGACGGGGTTCGCGCCGGCTTTTCGGACGGCTGGTTCCTGCTCCGGGCCAGCGGGACCCAGCCGTTGATCCGCGTCACGGCCGAATCCCGCCGAGAGGAGCGCGCCGAGGAACTCAGAGAGATTGCACTGGAACTCGTCGAGGAGGCACGGCGAAGCGTGTGA
- a CDS encoding polysaccharide deacetylase family protein, which yields MVDSSNRRQFLTAVGVGSLGLAGCTDMLGSGETDNNGNGNGGGGNGSGGGSGGTNGEETQATPPITDAGELIDDFEDAESWTPMDESNVAGDGEAALTGSQALRIENQGTTAGVFQAFPDGLDVSGNHLSLAIRVESPRPTRVRLEIDAPARADQLWTSRTVLSSHEGWFRMDAGWTGQRGEPNLGNIQEMRIYVQGQEEQEIRFWIDDLRMTPAGDQGYVILSFDDGAASQYERAFPILEEYGYQGAAAVIPDSLNRPQRLSIDQLREMRDAGWDISSHPDPGSGLTEVDLEEARNTIESSFEYLTNRGFPDGARHMFVPYHDINQEVMEIVSEYHESCFYFAGNNSNAPPTDPLYLSRVDMHDVEGFTSLIDMAAQHNQLAVGLAHGVQPEDAEEDDPLADITTEQLREVLDYIEQSDVEVITPSQLIDNV from the coding sequence ATGGTAGACAGTTCAAACCGACGCCAATTTCTCACGGCAGTCGGTGTCGGCTCTCTTGGCCTCGCTGGGTGTACGGACATGCTCGGAAGCGGCGAGACCGACAACAACGGCAACGGCAACGGGGGCGGTGGAAACGGGAGCGGTGGCGGGTCGGGTGGGACGAACGGCGAGGAGACACAAGCCACCCCACCGATCACGGATGCCGGGGAACTGATCGACGACTTCGAGGACGCCGAAAGCTGGACGCCGATGGACGAGAGCAACGTCGCTGGCGACGGTGAAGCGGCGCTCACCGGAAGTCAGGCGCTCCGGATCGAGAACCAAGGGACGACTGCCGGGGTTTTCCAGGCCTTTCCCGACGGGCTCGACGTCTCGGGGAACCACCTCTCGTTGGCCATCAGGGTCGAATCGCCCCGGCCGACCCGCGTCAGGCTCGAAATCGACGCGCCAGCCCGGGCCGACCAGCTCTGGACGTCCCGGACGGTGCTTAGCTCCCACGAGGGATGGTTCCGAATGGACGCCGGTTGGACCGGTCAGCGCGGCGAACCGAACCTGGGGAACATCCAGGAGATGCGGATCTACGTTCAGGGCCAAGAAGAACAGGAGATCCGCTTCTGGATCGACGACCTGCGGATGACGCCCGCGGGCGATCAGGGCTACGTCATCCTCAGCTTCGACGACGGTGCCGCGAGCCAGTACGAGCGTGCCTTCCCGATCCTCGAGGAGTACGGTTATCAGGGTGCCGCGGCGGTCATCCCGGACTCGCTCAACCGTCCACAGCGACTCTCGATCGACCAGCTCCGCGAGATGCGCGACGCCGGTTGGGACATCTCCTCGCATCCCGACCCGGGATCGGGCCTGACGGAGGTCGACCTCGAGGAGGCCCGGAACACGATCGAATCCTCCTTCGAGTACCTCACAAATCGTGGCTTTCCCGACGGCGCTCGACACATGTTCGTTCCGTACCACGACATCAATCAGGAGGTGATGGAGATCGTCAGCGAGTACCACGAGAGCTGTTTTTACTTCGCCGGCAACAACAGCAATGCCCCGCCGACGGATCCGTTGTACCTTTCCCGAGTCGACATGCACGACGTCGAAGGGTTTACGAGCCTCATCGACATGGCCGCACAGCACAACCAGCTCGCGGTCGGACTCGCCCACGGCGTCCAGCCCGAAGACGCAGAAGAGGACGACCCGCTGGCGGACATCACGACCGAGCAACTGCGCGAGGTGCTCGATTACATCGAACAGAGCGACGTCGAAGTGATCACGCCCTCCCAGCTCATCGATAACGTCTGA
- a CDS encoding HalOD1 output domain-containing protein, with protein MSTSSLDETSTVSTVRPDRHEEFTTAIIEAIAAAEDTDPMDLDVRISEVVDPDALNTLFASTSDRSGQFTFELAGYLICLSATGEITLYTV; from the coding sequence ATGAGTACGAGTTCGCTCGACGAAACGTCGACCGTCTCCACCGTACGACCCGACCGACACGAAGAGTTCACGACAGCGATCATCGAGGCCATCGCCGCCGCCGAAGACACCGATCCGATGGACTTAGACGTCAGAATCTCGGAGGTCGTCGATCCGGACGCGCTGAACACGCTGTTTGCGTCCACGAGCGACCGGTCGGGACAATTCACCTTCGAGTTGGCGGGCTATCTGATCTGTCTCTCCGCGACCGGGGAGATCACGCTGTATACCGTGTGA
- a CDS encoding DUF420 domain-containing protein encodes MATADVRRRAHDRPLAAALVLTALGYTLVIGTFAGVVPLYPDIGEAGVDLLSHAIALVNTVATVSLALGWYWIRRGKVDRHRSAMVLSFVLIVLFLLLYLPKVGGGGEKHFVLASQYGWVPLWEWVYPAYLVMLAIHIVLSVLAVPLVLYAIVLGLTHTPSELTETRHATVGRIAAGTWILSLTLGVVTYVMLNHLYVSEFVPA; translated from the coding sequence ATGGCAACGGCAGACGTTCGGCGGCGGGCACACGACCGCCCGCTGGCAGCGGCGCTCGTGCTCACGGCGCTCGGCTACACGCTCGTCATCGGGACGTTCGCCGGCGTCGTTCCGCTGTATCCCGACATCGGCGAAGCCGGTGTCGATCTACTCTCCCACGCGATCGCACTCGTCAACACGGTCGCGACGGTATCGCTTGCGCTCGGTTGGTACTGGATCCGGCGTGGCAAGGTCGACAGACACCGTAGCGCGATGGTGCTATCGTTTGTCCTGATCGTGCTCTTTCTGCTCCTGTATCTCCCGAAGGTCGGGGGCGGGGGGGAGAAGCACTTCGTGCTCGCCAGCCAGTACGGGTGGGTTCCGCTCTGGGAGTGGGTCTATCCGGCGTATCTGGTCATGCTCGCGATCCACATCGTCCTCTCGGTGCTCGCGGTGCCGCTGGTGCTGTACGCGATCGTCCTCGGACTGACCCACACGCCGAGTGAACTCACCGAGACGCGCCATGCGACGGTCGGACGGATCGCCGCCGGGACGTGGATCCTGAGTCTGACCCTCGGGGTCGTCACCTACGTCATGCTCAACCACCTCTACGTATCGGAGTTCGTTCCCGCCTAA
- a CDS encoding pro-sigmaK processing inhibitor BofA family protein gives MVTGLEVVILAAVVVLLLGSYRVIHTVRPFIVNAVVGLVALILASMFGFGVEITPIVLLIVAIGGVPGALLVVLLAYLGIAFTPITLVITGLL, from the coding sequence ATGGTTACCGGTCTCGAAGTCGTGATTCTTGCCGCGGTCGTCGTCCTCCTGTTGGGATCATATCGCGTCATCCACACCGTCCGGCCGTTTATTGTCAACGCGGTCGTCGGCCTCGTCGCCCTGATTCTGGCGTCGATGTTCGGGTTCGGCGTCGAGATCACGCCGATCGTCCTCCTGATCGTCGCGATCGGGGGGGTTCCGGGTGCGTTACTGGTCGTGTTGCTCGCGTACCTGGGCATCGCCTTCACACCGATCACGCTGGTGATCACCGGACTCCTCTGA
- a CDS encoding DEAD/DEAH box helicase, whose product MSTQRQRVGTLFLHETGDEYLAVPIRNDERLFQAVLGLKETSAGPRPGKFRIKRDSTQEPRSPEEFVEFARGAERIRISEQTSRKGREELREMLSGYQLDARVVRTCRLCASAGRYSPITDGTAIETGREQICPDCAFLELERELSYAGGVTGAAEERLKDLLLEVQDLNRITNLLQGQLDPDLTKFDEISATTDEVDSVPVSSLDLHPDLQTLLEGRFEDLLPVQSLAVENGLFGGPQAKGDDQLVVSATATGKTLVGEMAGVDRVLQGEGKMLFLVPLVALANQKHEDFRDEYGDLVDVTLRVGASRVRDDGNRFDPGADVIVGTYEGIDHALRTGRDLGDVGTVVIDEVHTLKEGERGHRLDGLIARLKDYCEQRSQSGSGYSGAQWIYLSATVGNPEWLARKLDARLIEFEERPIPIERHLTFADGAEKPRIENRLVKREFDRESSKGYRGQTIVFTNSRRRCHEISRKIEYNAAPYHAGLDYGRRKKVERMFADQELSAVVTTAALAAGVDFPASQVIFDSLAMGIEWLSVQEFHQMLGRAGRPDYHDRGTVYLLVEPDCSYHNSMEGTEDEVAFTLLKDEMEPVRTQYDESAAIEETLANVTVGGKRAKSLNDRMIGEIPTTHAIGKLLEYGFIDGLEPTPLGRAITRHFLAPDEAFKILDGIRKGDDPLDIVAEMELHGEEG is encoded by the coding sequence GTGTCAACGCAGCGCCAGCGGGTCGGGACGCTCTTCCTCCACGAGACCGGCGACGAGTACCTCGCCGTGCCCATCAGGAACGACGAGCGACTGTTTCAGGCCGTTCTCGGGCTCAAGGAGACGAGCGCAGGTCCCCGCCCCGGGAAGTTCCGCATCAAGCGCGACTCGACCCAGGAGCCGCGCAGCCCGGAGGAGTTCGTCGAGTTCGCCCGCGGGGCCGAGCGGATCCGCATCTCCGAGCAGACGTCCCGGAAGGGCCGCGAGGAGCTCCGGGAGATGCTCTCGGGTTACCAGCTCGACGCACGTGTCGTCAGGACCTGCCGGCTCTGTGCCTCGGCGGGACGATACTCCCCGATCACCGACGGGACGGCGATCGAGACCGGGCGTGAGCAGATCTGTCCGGACTGTGCGTTCCTCGAACTCGAACGGGAACTCTCCTATGCGGGCGGGGTGACGGGCGCGGCAGAAGAGCGCCTGAAAGACCTGCTGCTCGAAGTGCAGGACCTGAATCGGATCACGAATCTGCTGCAGGGCCAACTGGACCCCGATCTCACGAAGTTCGACGAGATCAGCGCCACGACCGACGAGGTCGACTCCGTTCCCGTCTCCTCGCTGGATCTACATCCGGATCTACAGACGCTATTGGAGGGGCGCTTCGAGGACCTCCTGCCGGTCCAGAGCCTCGCCGTCGAGAACGGGCTGTTCGGGGGCCCGCAGGCGAAAGGCGACGATCAGCTAGTGGTTTCGGCGACGGCGACCGGCAAGACGCTGGTCGGGGAGATGGCCGGGGTCGACCGCGTGTTACAGGGCGAGGGGAAGATGCTCTTTCTCGTACCCCTGGTGGCGCTCGCGAACCAGAAACACGAGGACTTTCGCGACGAGTACGGCGACCTCGTGGACGTCACCCTGCGGGTGGGCGCGAGCCGGGTCCGGGACGACGGCAATCGATTCGATCCCGGCGCGGACGTAATCGTCGGCACCTACGAGGGGATCGACCACGCGCTCCGAACGGGGCGGGATCTGGGCGACGTCGGAACGGTCGTCATCGACGAGGTCCACACCCTAAAGGAGGGCGAGCGGGGCCACCGGCTGGACGGGCTGATCGCCCGACTGAAGGACTACTGCGAGCAGCGATCACAGTCCGGAAGCGGGTACTCGGGTGCCCAGTGGATCTACCTCTCGGCGACCGTCGGCAACCCCGAGTGGCTCGCCCGAAAGCTCGACGCACGGCTGATCGAGTTCGAAGAACGGCCAATTCCGATCGAGCGCCACCTCACCTTCGCGGACGGGGCCGAAAAGCCCCGCATCGAGAACCGGCTCGTCAAGCGGGAGTTCGACCGCGAGTCCTCGAAGGGCTATCGCGGCCAGACGATCGTCTTCACGAACTCCCGGCGGCGCTGTCACGAGATCAGCCGGAAGATCGAGTACAACGCCGCACCGTATCACGCTGGGTTGGATTACGGCCGGCGCAAGAAGGTCGAGCGGATGTTCGCAGACCAGGAGCTCTCGGCGGTCGTCACCACCGCGGCACTGGCTGCAGGGGTGGACTTCCCGGCCTCGCAGGTGATCTTCGACTCGCTGGCGATGGGCATCGAGTGGCTCTCGGTCCAGGAGTTCCACCAGATGCTCGGACGTGCGGGCCGGCCCGACTACCACGACCGCGGGACGGTCTACCTGCTCGTCGAGCCCGACTGTAGCTATCACAACAGCATGGAAGGGACCGAGGACGAGGTCGCCTTCACCCTGCTGAAAGACGAGATGGAGCCAGTTCGCACCCAGTACGACGAGTCGGCGGCGATCGAGGAGACACTCGCGAACGTGACCGTCGGCGGCAAGCGCGCGAAATCGCTCAACGACCGGATGATCGGGGAGATCCCGACCACTCACGCGATCGGCAAGCTACTGGAATACGGTTTTATCGACGGACTCGAGCCCACTCCCTTGGGACGGGCCATCACCCGACATTTCCTCGCACCCGACGAGGCGTTCAAGATCCTCGACGGGATCAGAAAGGGAGACGATCCGCTCGACATCGTCGCAGAGATGGAACTCCACGGCGAGGAGGGGTGA
- a CDS encoding SLC13 family permease encodes MASSPLTIGIVVGTFGLLFVRRLGRIPLDRSVTAAFGAVVVVAVGAISPDDALASVHADTLLLLFGMMLHVEALAMSGFYGWVGTVLVTRLRTSRQLVLGTLLAAAGLSAIALNDATVLLLTPILVRAVDRVPGTELIGWIDWGILVLFAGMFVLVGSLSGTVVETALARLDGPLAFAAGTFVLSNVVSNVPAVILLSETTSDPTGWLLLAAVSTLAGNATPIGSAATLIVLETAAQRGVSLSIGRLVAVGAPIALATCVIAVGWLVVF; translated from the coding sequence ATGGCCTCGAGCCCGCTCACGATCGGTATCGTCGTCGGGACCTTCGGGCTGTTGTTCGTCCGGCGGTTGGGTCGGATCCCCCTCGACCGGTCGGTCACGGCGGCGTTCGGCGCCGTCGTCGTCGTCGCCGTCGGGGCGATCTCGCCCGACGACGCGCTCGCGAGCGTCCACGCCGATACGCTGTTGTTGCTGTTCGGGATGATGCTCCACGTCGAGGCGCTGGCGATGAGCGGGTTCTACGGATGGGTCGGGACGGTCCTCGTCACGCGCCTGCGGACGAGCCGGCAACTAGTGCTCGGGACGCTGCTCGCTGCGGCGGGACTTTCGGCGATCGCGCTCAACGACGCGACGGTGTTGTTACTGACGCCGATCCTCGTCCGGGCGGTCGACCGAGTCCCCGGCACCGAGCTCATCGGCTGGATCGACTGGGGGATCCTCGTCCTGTTCGCCGGGATGTTCGTTCTCGTGGGATCGCTGTCGGGGACAGTCGTCGAGACCGCCCTCGCCCGGCTCGACGGGCCGCTGGCGTTCGCGGCCGGGACGTTCGTCCTCTCGAACGTCGTGAGCAACGTCCCGGCGGTGATCCTGCTGTCGGAGACGACCTCCGATCCGACCGGGTGGCTCCTGCTGGCGGCGGTCTCGACCCTCGCGGGCAACGCGACGCCGATCGGGAGCGCGGCGACGCTGATCGTCCTCGAAACCGCCGCCCAGCGTGGAGTCTCGCTGTCGATCGGCCGGCTGGTTGCCGTCGGGGCCCCTATCGCGCTCGCGACGTGTGTGATCGCAGTGGGCTGGCTCGTCGTGTTCTGA
- a CDS encoding universal stress protein — protein sequence MATGAASGDGTTNGAYRLIVAVGDPSYSTQLVRTAVDIARAQGGEVMVITVVHKPHDSPFSVFSDEAIRTEFAGDRREILENALAVADDTVPVDGRVVVGTDVARAIRSAVAELGADALLVGWHGRPRRGGIVLGSTIDDLLRRIDCDVLVERIGPTADGVERVLLPVAGGPHLSLAASVAEAIAGANDATVVVLSVVAPSADEAERETARGHIEEATDLLSVPIETELLEASGVEDAVVEAAAECDLVVFGATRRGVVRRRLVGSVPQAVGRRSNRTVIVARRRLDRSLFGRLAGRLWDR from the coding sequence ATGGCTACCGGCGCAGCATCGGGCGACGGGACGACGAACGGCGCGTACAGGTTGATCGTCGCCGTCGGGGATCCGAGCTACTCTACTCAACTGGTCCGGACCGCCGTCGACATCGCACGTGCGCAGGGCGGCGAGGTGATGGTCATCACCGTTGTCCACAAACCCCACGACTCGCCGTTTTCGGTCTTCTCCGACGAGGCGATCAGGACCGAGTTCGCGGGCGACCGCCGCGAGATACTCGAGAACGCGCTCGCGGTCGCCGACGATACCGTCCCGGTCGACGGCCGTGTCGTCGTCGGGACCGACGTGGCCCGCGCGATCCGGTCTGCGGTCGCGGAACTCGGCGCTGACGCGTTGCTGGTCGGCTGGCACGGCCGGCCTCGCAGGGGTGGAATCGTCCTCGGCTCGACCATCGACGACCTCCTGCGTCGGATCGACTGTGACGTGCTCGTCGAGCGGATCGGGCCGACCGCTGACGGCGTCGAACGCGTCCTGTTGCCGGTCGCGGGCGGCCCGCACCTCTCGCTTGCGGCGAGCGTCGCGGAAGCGATCGCCGGAGCCAATGACGCGACGGTGGTCGTGTTGTCGGTGGTCGCCCCGAGCGCCGACGAGGCCGAACGGGAAACCGCCCGCGGGCACATCGAGGAGGCGACTGACCTGCTCTCGGTTCCGATCGAAACAGAACTCTTGGAGGCAAGCGGGGTCGAGGACGCCGTCGTCGAGGCTGCCGCCGAGTGTGATCTCGTCGTCTTCGGGGCGACCAGACGCGGGGTGGTGCGGCGCCGACTCGTCGGGTCGGTCCCCCAAGCCGTTGGGCGCCGTTCGAATCGGACTGTGATCGTCGCCCGACGACGCCTCGATCGGTCGCTCTTCGGTCGGTTGGCCGGTCGTCTGTGGGACCGCTGA
- a CDS encoding M50 family metallopeptidase: MFKSFRIGSLFGIPIKLDVSFLLILPVFAWLIGAQIELLVGPLNAVFGRGLDAAALTAGSRPWILGLTAAIGLFVGVVLHELGHSLVAIRYGYPIDSITLWIFGGLAQLTDQPEDWKQEFLIAIAGPIVSVLVGIGSYLLLFIVPSGFDGAVFVLAYLALLNVALAGFNMLPAFPMDGGRVLRALLARNRPFARATQIAAEVGKLFALLMGLFGLLQLNVILIGIAFFVYIAASGEAQQTVLNAAFEGVRVEDIMTSDEEVDSVSPETSVADLLERMFSERHTGYPVMENGRLAGIVTLSDAREVEPVERDAYTVDDVMTTELETIAPDAEAMEALNRMQQLRIGRLLVLEDDRLVGLISRTDLMTALNIIKSSGSIETSRRATDDPGRSARTSNPDRDGTPESDRRWE, translated from the coding sequence ATGTTCAAGAGTTTCCGGATCGGTTCGCTTTTCGGGATTCCGATCAAGTTAGACGTGTCTTTTCTGCTGATCCTCCCGGTCTTCGCGTGGCTGATCGGTGCACAGATCGAACTCCTCGTGGGCCCGCTGAATGCGGTCTTCGGCCGAGGGCTCGACGCCGCGGCTCTCACCGCCGGCTCCCGGCCGTGGATCCTCGGTCTCACGGCCGCGATCGGCCTGTTCGTCGGCGTCGTCTTACACGAACTGGGGCACTCCCTCGTCGCGATCCGCTATGGCTACCCGATCGACTCGATCACGCTGTGGATCTTCGGGGGATTGGCCCAGCTCACCGACCAACCCGAGGACTGGAAACAGGAGTTTCTCATCGCTATCGCCGGCCCCATCGTCAGCGTCCTCGTGGGTATCGGCTCGTATCTGCTCCTGTTTATCGTCCCGTCCGGGTTCGACGGGGCCGTCTTCGTACTCGCGTATCTCGCCCTGTTGAACGTCGCGCTCGCGGGGTTCAACATGTTGCCGGCGTTCCCAATGGACGGCGGGCGCGTCCTGCGGGCACTGCTCGCGCGGAACCGACCCTTCGCGCGTGCGACCCAGATCGCAGCCGAGGTCGGTAAACTGTTCGCGTTGCTCATGGGCCTGTTCGGCCTGTTGCAGCTCAACGTCATCCTCATTGGCATCGCCTTTTTCGTCTACATCGCCGCCTCGGGCGAAGCCCAGCAGACCGTCCTGAACGCCGCCTTCGAGGGTGTTCGGGTCGAGGACATCATGACCTCGGACGAGGAAGTCGACAGCGTCTCGCCCGAGACGTCGGTCGCCGACCTCCTCGAACGCATGTTCTCCGAGCGCCATACCGGCTACCCGGTGATGGAGAACGGACGGCTCGCGGGGATCGTCACCCTCTCCGACGCCCGCGAGGTCGAACCCGTCGAGCGGGACGCCTACACCGTCGATGACGTAATGACCACGGAGTTGGAGACGATCGCGCCCGACGCCGAGGCGATGGAGGCGCTCAACCGGATGCAACAACTGAGGATCGGTCGGCTACTCGTCCTCGAGGACGACCGGCTGGTGGGCCTGATCTCCCGGACCGACCTGATGACCGCGCTCAACATCATCAAGTCGAGTGGCTCGATCGAGACTTCCCGGCGGGCGACCGACGACCCCGGTCGATCCGCCCGTACCTCGAATCCCGACCGGGACGGGACCCCCGAGTCGGATCGGCGCTGGGAGTAG
- a CDS encoding Hsp20/alpha crystallin family protein yields MAMRRYPFDEMDRLFEQMGRTMWSGWDDHPTMGGQRDLNLSLDTDEEGYVLLADVPGFEKEEIDLRYDDGVVSIEATHKSASDDGTTAERHTRHVHERLHVGDVIVEEITASYRNGVLEVHLPTHERPADDGSRIDID; encoded by the coding sequence ATGGCAATGCGACGATACCCCTTCGATGAAATGGATCGACTGTTCGAACAGATGGGCCGAACGATGTGGAGCGGCTGGGACGACCACCCGACGATGGGCGGACAGCGTGACCTCAACCTGAGTCTCGATACGGACGAGGAGGGGTACGTCCTTCTGGCCGACGTGCCGGGCTTCGAGAAGGAAGAGATCGACCTCCGATACGACGACGGCGTCGTCTCGATCGAGGCAACCCACAAGAGCGCCAGCGACGACGGGACGACCGCCGAACGTCACACCCGCCACGTCCACGAGCGACTCCACGTCGGGGATGTGATCGTCGAGGAGATCACCGCGAGCTACCGCAACGGCGTCCTCGAGGTTCACCTTCCGACCCACGAACGGCCCGCAGACGACGGCTCGCGGATCGACATCGACTGA